From the genome of Alosa alosa isolate M-15738 ecotype Scorff River chromosome 20, AALO_Geno_1.1, whole genome shotgun sequence, one region includes:
- the tomm7 gene encoding mitochondrial import receptor subunit TOM7 homolog, which produces MVKLSKEAKQRLQQVFQCGQFVVRWGFIPTVLYLGFKRGADPGMPEPSLISLLWG; this is translated from the exons ATGGTCAAGCTCAGCAAAGAAGCCAAACAGCGGCTCCAGCAAGTGTTCCAGTGTGGGCAGTTTGTTGTCCGGTGGGGTTTCATCCCCACTGTTTTATATTTGG GATTCAAACGAGGAGCTGATCCTGGCATGCCTGAGCCCTCACTAATAAG TTTGCTGTGGGGCTGA